The Myripristis murdjan chromosome 17, fMyrMur1.1, whole genome shotgun sequence DNA segment GGGTTAGCGCTCCTGCTCAGGAGCTGTACTAACAGACTCATACCACAGACTCGGCTACTAAAGGGTGAACTCTCTGAATTCCCCAATGTCTTTAAAGCATCTCTTTAGTCAGTGTTGAAAAAAGGatactatgttttttttgtagtgcattttaatttatattttgattATTGTTATGCTATTTTAAAGCAGTACATGATGTGAGTATGtaatgagagaaaagaggaataTGTGATATTCTGCCTAACTTAGTTGTATATTTAAGTTGCTCACATGAGAAGTGGAGAGTTCTCTGTGTTTGATACAAGTTATATCCAGGAGCTGCTTATTGTATTGTAGGGTCAAATTGTAATGTGAAAAATCTCACCCATGCATTTCAAACTTTCCTTTATCAAGCTCGTCCAACGTTGAAACAAATTATACCTGAAACAGAACTGAAATGAGTTTATTCAGGTTTTTAAACATCTGTCTCCCAGTCTCTCCCAAAGCTACAAATTTCCAGGCTGATTTCCAGGTAGCTTCATATTGGCATCATAGTTTGCTTCCCATATCTTGTCAATGCACCTTGTCTATACAtcagaaaatgttgtttgataAAAGCACATTCTTacactcttgtttttttctggattgTCATTGGCTCATTTATGTTGAaggttttttgtcttttggaaaGAGTGTTCTCAAATATTGAAAAATCAACTTTTAGTTTGAAGTTTTCTGTTGATGTGTAATGTGGAGTGCTGATGCATACCTCACTGTTTAAAGAAGCAAAATGAAgtagttttcaaatttgaattgatTTATAATTGAACAGCAAATTTGTATGTGGATCTGACTAAAGAATTGTCATTCCAGTTTCTTTGAGAAATTATCCTTCAAATGTGCTACTCCTTGCTGTGCTCGCACCGCCTTAATACAAAATACCCCTCCATGCTTGGTAATTGTAAAATTGCAAACCAGTGGCCATTCTGCACTCTGCAACCCAATTTAGACATTTAAGTTGGAGTTTCAGAGTTCTGACTGGGTATCCTGGTTGTTGCCTTCAACTAAACCCTGTAATCATCCAGTATTAGCTATGTGTTGGATCAAAGAGGGCAGAAAGTATCAAAGTAGCAGCTATTCTGGAACCACGGGACCATGAGCCAGTTCATCACAATTGCACCACCTTTTTGCACCACAGGACAGCGTCGGACTGCAGCCCTGATGTAACTTTATTGTACAGGAATGACATGCtgcctgtttttatgtttgaaaCAAACATCGTTATTGTAAAGGTTCTGTCTAAAATTGTACCCTGCTGTTTGTATGTACTCTTTTAACCATACTTATGAATTGGTATTCACAATAAAACCAGGCCAAATGTACAGAATAGTATGTGcttgttttgcttattttgtgtCTGCCTTTCATTGTTTAATTTCTTAGACCAATGTTAGAAAAACAAGTAATTTTCTGTTACACAGGGACTTCACTGATCAGCAGccgatttttgttgttgtcttctcTGCCTTGCCACTAGATGGAGGTCAAATAATGTTCAGAGATTCAACAAATCTACATTCAAGGCTGCAGTAAAAGGTTAAGACTGTTTGCTTTAGCACTTGTTGATGAGCAAGTTATTTTCTACATGCTCTGAGAATTAGAGCTGCATTTAGAATTGTGTATTAACTTGGCTTTACCACCACTTAATAATTCTTATTTCTTTGATGTAAGACCAACTAAGCAGAGTAATATGTTAAGTACTATTTTGCATCTGTTCTTAATCAGTTATTCTGCTCATTTAACAGTAATACTGACCTGTTAAAGCAGACATGAGTCTCAGAGTGATCAAATCACCACTTATGCACAACTTGGTAGTGTATAATTCAGCAATAGGCTCAACATAATTTTCTCCTTGAAGTTATGAGATGGGAGTGCTGTTTTTTGTGAGCCCATAAAAAGGCAAGCATGACCACCTCATTACCTCAGCAATAAACGGATACGGCCTCCAGTGCAGAGTAAGCAATGTCAGTGTGCAGAGTCCAACCGAGGCACTATTGTCTCCTTTGTGGGAGATGCTTGTGAACGTCTTCTGCCCTCATCTCAGACCAGTCGATCAACAGGGTTCAAACCCACAACGTTAAGGGAGCATGCCCTCAGGGAAGACCATCAAGCTCATCCTGTACGAGGTGCTGCAGTTTGCAGCCCTCAGCGTGCCagtctttgttgtcatggagagATTTGCTAGCCTCATGAATGACGTGAGAGGTATGGATCTGACAGCCTACTGGCTAGTGGTGGCGGCCTCCATCGCCTATGTGACCTCTGTGACTCTGCTGGTGTGGGTTCCTCTCAAATACGCGATCCTGAGGAAACGCAGGTTCATCACCGAAATCACACAGTGGTGAGTGGAGCTGTTAGTTTAGTTGAGTCATTTGCACAGTGATAACACATGGAGATAAACTAATAAATATATGAGTACTATTTTGtatctataaatatataaatatataagtactattttgtgtgtgtatgtgtgtatgtatgtatatatatatatatatatatatatatatatacatatatatgatgGTAAGATAACACCAAGAGGCTGATAAAATGTCTCTCCTAAAACAAAGCAATCAACATTGAGAGGGCAAAGACACGATCAGATTGGATAATAGAATTTAAATGACATCAGAACACAACATGGAGAAATatgataacaaaaaaatgatgaaattcagAGTACAACGCTTCGCAAAATACAATGTGAACAGGATCAGATCTTTGCCTCTAGGAATGACAGGCTTCTTAATGGGAATACAATTACCGATCGGAACAGACATTCAGATGAGCTGAAaacctgtttgttttgcaggagACCCACCGCACTGGCCTATCTCATTCTGTGTACATTACCGTGCTTTGCTATTTTGATATCCAGCTCCAAGGTAATGTCATCAAGACTGATTGTTCTTGTCACTGAAAAGCATCTGTTGACATTATGTTCTCTGTCATGCTCCAATGGGGTCCTCCAAGAGGCATATTTGTTGTAAACAGTCCATTTGTGTGGCACAATCTCATTTTACGACCCCTTGTGTGAGAGAATGCGTTTGTAGAGCACTATAATTATTCACTGAGCGGCGGCTGACACGGCACATTGcaccacagaaaaaagaaaatgatcacttctCAAAAGTTTCTTCTCACTCTCTTGAGTTTAGTTTCTTATACATTTACAAAGAACTCAATGCATTAGTGGGCAAGTTCCCTCCCAATGATGTTTTCCATGTTCATAACAAATTGCACTGAGAAGGACCTTCTTTATGAGATTCAAAATGCTTTGGAAATTTGCCCCCTGTCACAAGACTGCACTGGATGAGCTTATGGTATTCAGCAACCCAGTGTGAGCAAACAGGTTGGTCATTAACCCAAAGCTTAATGCTATGAACCTTGGGAACAACTATAACACAGTGATTACACTATATAAGTGTGCTATTTCATATGTTATTCTTACACTCTCAAAACCATAAATAAGAATGTTTGACCACTGAGACTTGGCCACAAATTTTGTAGACATGTTTACACATccagtattttaaaatattttgttaaggGCATTCAGTGACTTCCCATTGTGTTTTATGACAGCGGTAATAAAATTGGATGAGTTCATAAAATTTGGAATACGTTCGCTTGTCTTTTTCAAACCAACCAAATGCTGTAATGAGGAATTTCAAATTCATTTCCTCCTGCTTCATCTTTTATAATATCAATGTGTCAGATcaaattttctttctcttctttctgtttgatttttggCGTTACCGTTCACAGGTACAGATGGATAGAGGACACAAGCTTGACCACTTCACTGAGCTGCCTGTCTCCTTggttctcttctctctcatctgtGTGGACATCATAGAGAGGATTCGCCCATGCAGGCTCACTGGACAGTGTAAGGCATCACTAACAGGTGGCACAAATTACTTTCAAGTGTATGTGATCAGTATTTGTAAGTGTTTATAGTTTGCATTAGTCCAGtacagttagggttagggatcaTGGTTTGACTTGATGGTTTGACTTGACTGTCCCTTCAGTCACATCAATTTAAATGTTTCAAAGGGACTGATACACTCATACTGCTATCATAGACTAATGCAGCAGTTGGTCTTAATCATAACTTCAACCACTTCAGCCATTGTGAACAAGGACCCTTTCCCCCCATGATTTTCTTTCATACTGACTGATTCTAATCCAAATTCCATCCAGTGTTTCACTAAAGAACTGCTATCATTGCCTGGATGCCTGGATGCAGCTCTCCAATACAGTCCTGTAATGGCCACGACTAAATTACTCAGTAGTGACCATGATGACTCCCACCATTAGTGCAAGTCACCCtgggtgcatttgtgtgtgtgtgtgtgtgtgtgtgtgtgtgtgtgtgtgtgtgtgtgtgtgtgtgtgtggtatcttAGACTTGGGGCTTGAAGTGTGGGGACTTCTTGGCCTTTCAGTGGCACTGTGGTGGgtcattcagttttgttttgtggacaGTTAATCTTATTTCTGTGTGACATCTCAATATAAAGCGACATCATCTCCATCACAGTGCATCAAAGTCAGTCCAGTGGTGTCTAAGACACTGCTGCTTGAAGGAGGATtttttggcctgatggtggctcTGTGGCGGGCCAATCAGTTTAATTTTGTAGATACTGGATATCAGTGTGAAATGCATCTTATCCCAAAGGTTCATCAGTTTTGACCCAGCACTGTCCGAGATATTTAGTGTGAAACGTGGGGCCTTGTTGGCTTGGTGGTGTCACTGTTGGCCagtcaggtttatattcaacTTGCCGGACCCCAGTATCAACATCCATAATTTTCCCAAGTTTCAACCAAAATGGTCCAGTAGACGCTGAGAAAGAACActaatggacagacagagaccaATTCACTGTCCCTTTAGCAGTCTTCAGTTGTTGGGCACACCAagagcagtgtgtttgtttgttggttggttggttggttggttttttGGAAGTGGATGCAGGTTTGAAGCAATGCGCACAAGCACATGGTTgcctgtaatatttttgtagtaTTCCTCTGGTAACTCAGTTGTGTCTAAGGAAAAAGACTGAATTTAGGCTTGTGTAAGTCTAAGCAGTTGGATCATTTGCACAATGAAAATTGTGACATTTTATATTGTTGAAGGCCTACATACAGAATGGCGGTTATTAGTATGAACtcaaaaataatgtgtttaGTCATGCTGGGGCATGACATTTAAGAAAGGCAGCCACCTgtgaattttatatggaagaaaatcctgcatattgtcaattcatattttatgaGAACATTTCCCAAATCATGtctttacaattacaattcagttacaattcacatttggcagatgtttttatccaaagtgacgtACATATAAGACTTTTATACACCACCagcaaagatctattcaggagagaacaatgacatcaagtgccataaagctctggttctggtccaaaggacagaggtGCTACAAGGCAGCACAAGGAGGTAATGTATAGAGTGCATAAAGTGcatagaggaaggaagaaagcatagaggcagatttttttttttttttttgttattattatatagaGGATTACACAATCCATTAGGTGAGAAGGTATTTACTAAAGAGCTGGGTTTttagccctctctctctcttaaagagagagagggctaaAAGAGAGGGACTCTGAGAGGGTATCTTTAAgagagctcatgtcttattaaggggagcTGAGTTCATCCTGGCTCCCTTGTAGTTTGCATCCTGATCAAGAGTATTTTTCAACATATTGATGGGCAAGGAAGTGCTGAAGCATCCACCAAGGCTGTATGAAGAAAGACATGCTCTCGATGCTTTTGGGTTGATTTTTGGAGTATCTGTCGGTCTCATAGGGATGTTCTGCAGAGCTGCACACCCAGGCAAGCTAAATGTAAATGACCTCTATTGTAAAACAATTGGCAAGATAAAGGTCAGAATTAATGCATGTGATGgaaaatgatgggaaaatggtgTTCAGATTGACACTGGTCACAGATATGCTTTGAGAAAACCAAAGTGTCTGCAGCAGAGCCAATCTGTGCACTGTGTGCTCTTGTCATTTCCAGCAGACAGCCTGGATGCTGACCTTGACTTGCCGGGCCCCATCCTTACCCACCTAGAACAGGTGACTACTGTATCAGGCCAGGTGTATCCTGACAGGGGCCAAAACGGGTCGACCCAAGGCTCGCCGGAGGCCAGGAATGGCAGCACCACTGGGAGATGGCAGGACATGGATGGATCGCCCAGCCGCTCAACAGTCACCTCACGAGCACCCAGAACTGCCTACCTGTACTCCTCACCTTCACGCCCCCAGTTCTTCTCAGGCCCACTCCGCTTCCTGTGGGCCAGGGATGGAAGGGCAGAGGTTCTCGTGGATAGCTTCCTGTTTTGGCTGGACACTGTGGAGATTGTGAGAGTGTCAGGAGAGCCATCAGTCTTCTACTCAGGCTGGGTGTTCCCCATCTACATATTAGCCTTCCTGTCTACTTTTAGGCTGGTCATCATGCCTCAGAGCCCATTGTTATCCTTTGCAGGATTTGCTCTGCAGGATTTTCCTTTTCTCATCATTCGAATAGCCCTGATTGTTGTGTTTGGTTATGTAACGCCTGTGTTGTACCCGGTGAAAAATCTACTGGTCTGCCTGACCTTTGTCTACTTCACATTCCTGGCCAAGCTGAGGATATTCAGAGGGGAGAGCATGTTCTGAGGACGAGCAGCATCTTCTGTTGTTGATCAGACGATTCTCTTTGATTGCGGATGGTTGAACAGTTGGTATGATTATGTCTAGCAGGAAGAGCAACTGGCAACAGAATAACTGAAACCCAGTTCATCCAAATTACAAACTGAAATGATTCAACATTTAAAACCAAACAAGATACGTCTGTTGAAGTACACAGTGagccaaatgtttgttttttgttctttgtttttatgacaCACTTGAATCTGATAGTATTTATTGATAcctgattttgtgtttctgctccttTTTCAGTTTCCTTTATCTTTACCATGTCTGTAGCATAATATAGAGCAGTGATGAAAGaacctttatttaaatgtgctgtaggggagagtggggtaagtagtgccaatttttacttaaagtgcctttaaagcgaggggattacagtaatgcctccaactaaaatatgcacatatagtttaggatgttgtgcatccctgggaacaatcactttggatcttctAAAAAcggtttgagaaatatagctttcgaaaaaaaaaaaaaagtggttttgtggcacaacttgcccccggtgcggggtaaattgtgccattagagagaatacactggggtaaattgtgccattgataattgaagtaaaacagatcattttaatctcacaaatgataatgctatataccgtatttccccaattaatcgcccgggcgtttaatacgcaaaattaacttggaccccaggcgtttaaaagaaccaggcggctattcgctgcaggcatttatttatttttgcacagacctgcaccaggccattattgtgatgacagttactgtccaacatatttacagtcggtcaatttaagattacggtacacccttttttctaacgttagctagctcttattttgacagaaaacggaagtgccgcacagttattgtgcggctaactgtttacttctgcaaaaataaggtgaatagccttattttgggttacctcaatataatgcaaataatcgccccggcggttatttgggtgggcgtttaatacgcaaaatgggtgtagaccccaggcgtttaaaagaaccaggcggctatttgcggccgggtgattaattggtgaaatacggtaaaagcaaaacaaattcaatacaaaattatttatttaacatttatttattattttaacaagatcacaggccacttttctataatgaggcctagcgccacatgaacacatacccagaacaaaataaaaattccaaaatgagcacctgcaaatcatcttcatctgaatctgaatagttttagtgatcaaaggtaagaagacaatgtacaataacaataaaatacaataaagtaatatatagtatataatcacaagttgtgccactggcacaacttaccccaggccctttggcacaaattaccccaagcccaccattttgaaaaaaaaaatgcatcccccagctgttttgagctaacatcatgctaactgtatagactcatggtgtagcttactaaagtacaaaaacctgtgtgaactgttttcaaagttttctataattgttcaaacacagcaatcaaaaaaccttgatcatagaaattttactttggagggcaagaaaaggttttttgaactgaaatgtgctttcctctcaagccatgtgtctcccttctttgcggggtgagtgaaatggatgcctcttcaaaaatatgtggtcacatgaccaacttcttctatggttttctagataacaggggtggcactacttgccccttggcacaaattaccccactctcccctacatagTGGGGCCCAAAAGTCTGAGCTCATTACCAAGACCTCTTTGTGTTCATCATTCATCAAAAACTAATGTAGTACTCATTTGGTGCTTCTTATTCCAATATACAATTTGcagaacagatgaaaaaaaaatgcgaaGACTTGTATGCAACCAAGTTTATCTAGGTTTTCTCAAATTTATGTATTCATGTCATTCAAATATTTACATATCTGTACTCCTCATAGACAGTACCAGATACTGGCCAGATTAATATAGTCACCTGTGCATTTTTAGTGCGACTGCTAGTGCTTTGACTCTGAACAAGGACTTTACGTGAAAAACTATTTTCCAGTTGGGTGAGAGTGCTAAGTGCTAAAAACGATCCCGGTCCCTAATTAAAGCTATGCTGAAAGTTTTCAAAAGAGATTTTGGAGAGATTTTCACAAACTGAGTcatttttatccaaagcaaaACCAGGCAAACCTAAGATGAACACGCCATCTGACCAGCACATCAAGCTGAGATCTTTTTGATGCAGAACAGCAACTGCATCCAAGAGACAAAGCCAGCCGAACAAAGAGCACACTGTTCCAGTTAGTAAAAGTAAGATGAGTGGAAAACTGCAGCCTTAATTGGAGAGTAGCACTTTCCAAACCACATCTTCAGCAACAAAGAAAATCGAAACATTAAGCATGGGTCAAATGACACCAAAATTTCACTGATGAGGGCTGGGTATAAGTCTTGTTTACAGATGAATAAAAGTTTGAACTTTGCAGTGGAAACTGCAAAGCTTCACTGAGGAAACAGCTGCAAGGAAGGTGAATGTGACCATGCATAAAACCTACCGTTAAAGATTGTGGAAATATTCAGGTGTGAGGGTACTTCGCCTATTCAGGAGTTGTTGAACATCACTGGACACAGGACACTCCAATGTGGATTctcaatttttttcaattttgaaaaaaacaaccaaaaaaaaaaaaatatatatagattcATTGCCAATTTTGAGTGAGTTAAGTTCTTGTCAGCAGAatctttttctctccactgtATTTGGAAACAGACTGAACTGCATCAAGCAAACTCAAGCTGTATTAAATAAATGTCCCCCTTTTCTATTCAGTggtatgcatttttaatttaagttgATTAAATTAGCTCTTGTGCTTGATAGGTCGTGTCACTCTGAAGTTTCCTGAAATGGCTTTCCAGCGACATTGTTTGCACATGGCCCCCAATGTCAGTGTGATTAACTATACCTTGGAGCAAGACCTGCCGTAGCTTACATTAAAACACAAGGAATTTCAAAAAGTGGACCTGAGCTCTGAAGCTCAGCACTTGTAGCACTTTCTTAATGCTGATACAGTTACATAGCATGAAACGTTAAGTAACTGATACTGAATACTGAATTGACCCATTACTTTCACTTAACAGTGCAGGCTTGGACCATTATGTTGGGTTCATTAgacaaaattatataaaaatcatttttcccatcatttaaaaaatacaggcTTCTGTGTGCCAATAATACTGAAAATTAAGACTTACCTAGAATACACAATGCATTTGGTATTAATTCTGGCAGGCACACTCCAACACTAAAAATGTCACTTGCAGTATTGTTCTTCAACATATATTTGCAATATTCCCAGCCAGTGGATAAAtacactttctttctctcttgtcaCTCCTAATTCCATGCTTTGTCCTTGGCTATGGCAAAATTGCACCTCACCCTAATCTTTTGCCTGTGGCACAGGCACCATGGTGGTTTATGTGATACCATGGCCATATAACTCATTGGAGTCTGAccttggtgtgtgagtgtgtatcaaTGGACGATGCCACAGTGACACCACAGAGAGATGCTTGTGTATAATCTGCAGTCCTGCACCAGGACAAGTCTGACAGAATTATGCCCCATGGAGCACTTGGTCTTTGTCCTACTGATGGATGAGCCAGTGCTGCAGGACAAAAGAAGTAAGGGAATTGCCAAACTAGCACCTGCTGTCTCTCCCAAgtaggaaaaatgaaagaaattgaaaaatagcGGCAAACCCTCTTCTATACCCATGTTGATAAATCGAGTGAATTCCAAACAGAAGTTTATATACAT contains these protein-coding regions:
- the tmem236 gene encoding transmembrane protein 236; this encodes MPSGKTIKLILYEVLQFAALSVPVFVVMERFASLMNDVRGMDLTAYWLVVAASIAYVTSVTLLVWVPLKYAILRKRRFITEITQWRPTALAYLILCTLPCFAILISSSKVQMDRGHKLDHFTELPVSLVLFSLICVDIIERIRPCRLTGQSDSLDADLDLPGPILTHLEQVTTVSGQVYPDRGQNGSTQGSPEARNGSTTGRWQDMDGSPSRSTVTSRAPRTAYLYSSPSRPQFFSGPLRFLWARDGRAEVLVDSFLFWLDTVEIVRVSGEPSVFYSGWVFPIYILAFLSTFRLVIMPQSPLLSFAGFALQDFPFLIIRIALIVVFGYVTPVLYPVKNLLVCLTFVYFTFLAKLRIFRGESMF